The region AATTTCAAACACTACTCCAACCTGGAATACACGCTTGGTGGATATTTGGACGCTCTTGGCAAACGGAAGCAATTGACCTCCGCTTGCAAACTATGGAAGTATCCGGTCAAGATATCCTCTCTAAAGATAAAGTACCTCTACGCTTGAATTTAACTGCTGGTTTCCGCATAGTAGACCCATTGAAAGCCAAAAATAGCTTGTCAGATGTAGCTGCTTTCTTATACAAAGAATTACAATTTGCTTTACGGGCGGCAGTCGGCGAACGAACTCTAGATGCTTTATTGGAAGATAAAGGCGCGATCGATAGAAGCGTTGCTGAATACATTCGTCAGAAAACCGCAGAGTATGGAATTGAATTTGACTCCGTTGGCGTAAAAGATATTATTCTCCCTGGTGAGATTAAGACTATTTTGAGCAAGGTTGTAGAGGCAGAAAAAGCCGCACAAGCTAACGTAGTGCGCCGCCGTGAAGAAACTGCTGCCACTCGCAGTATGTTGAATACCGCTAAAGTGATGGAAGATAATCCTGTTGCTTTGCGTCTGAAGGAGTTGGAAGTGCTAGAAAGAATTGCTGAAAAGATCGATCGAATTCAAGTTAACGGCAGCTTGGATAGCATTTTGACGGAGTTGATTCGCATCAACAGGGAATAAATTTTATAGGGTTTTCGACTCGATAAAATACATCTGGTGTAGGGGTGGGTTTAGCCATTTTGGTGGGCAGTGCCCACCCTACGATTCATTCTGTCCGCCTACTTAATTATCCTCATCGAATGAATCATCGGGAATAAAGTCAGGCGCATCGAAATAGTAGCGTCCCTCTGCTTCAATTATTCGCTCAAATAGTTGGGGAATTCCTTTCGCAATAACCGCAGCACTTTCGGGCTTCAACAGCTTGTACTCTTTTTTGAAAGTTGAATCCATGAAAGGCATAAGTTCTCCTACAATTATCCACCATTCGCTATAATCTTTGTAAGTTCCATCTTCCCAGTTTCCCGTTGAGCGACTTACATCAGCATAAGCAATGCAACGACCGTCATTGAGGTCGATAAAAGCTGTCGCATATTTGTACGGGCGGTACATGATGTATAATAAGTAATCTTGTATCGATCGCACCCGCCAACTGTGTTCCGTATTGGCAAATAAAGTCGCTTCATTAAATCGTTCTAACAGTTGTATAAGTTCTCCTGGCATCTCCGGAATACGAACACGATTATTGCTCGATCGATCCAAAGGTGGTTCTGTTTCGTGTTCCTGCTCTAACAAATCTAACAACTTAGCAAAATTATCTCGCGAACTGCCCAACCTATTTCCGGTTGAAGAGTGCCGTCGTCTGGATCTTGTTTAATACCAATAAATCCACCTACTAATTCTAGCGATTTCTCACCTAACGCTGTCTTCAATTTAAATGGAGCGCAGGACAAACCAATAGGGATATATTGAGGAGAAATACCATCGGAAACAGTTATATCTGTGCGAGCTACATCTAGAATTGGATTTCTAATTTTAAAATCATTTGCGTAATCTTTAAGATATGGGAAAAGATCGGCTAACCATCCTGTAATTACTTCTTCCCCGTAAACTGACTCAGGTTTGTAAATCTCACGCCAAAAACTTAACGAAGGTTTGCCTTCAGCCGTTTCTACAAATCCTCGACAAATTGGCAACAACCTTTGTGTCCACCATTCAAGTTCGTATTCAGCTATCTTCTCGACACGATGCTGAATGCTGCGCCAATCATCCACTGTACCTTGCAAAGTCACGAAAGGAATACCGCAAATGCACATACGCAAGTAATCGAAATACTGCTGGAAAGCATCCATCATCACCATATGACTTGCAGTGCGTATTCTTGGCGTAGTGGTGCTGAAATTGCATTCCATCAAGTCGCACAAATCTGCACCTACCTCTGCGCGAATACCCCTAACCCATTGTTCTATAACTTTTTCCCAGTGGTGAGGTTGTGTCAGTTCGTCTGTTTCCGATTTAAGTACAATTTTCCCCTGATGGCGTACAAAACGAGAGCGAAGCGCTTCCGCGTTATTATTGATATGATGTGCAAAACCTTGTGCGATCGTCATCCAAATCGTATCGGGAGTAAGCAACAAGGGTCGATGTTGACTGAACGCTATGTGAACAGCGCTTACCAAAGCATTGTCGCTGCTATCTTCGACAAGTGGGAACTCCGGGTGGTGACTGAATGCAAGTACCGGACTTCCATAGCACTTTTCAAACTGTAACAAAGCACTTTTTTCTGCAACCAAGTCTTGACATGGTTTTACATCATCGACTTGGAAACAAATTTCTCCTACTCTCTGACTTATAATGGGGGCTATATCGTTCATAAGTAGCTTTGATTGAGGTAGATTTTAGGGCGGCGAACACGCGCTTAACCTATTTTATATTTGTTATTCAGAAAAAGGGTAATTATCTTTCGGATTGATTTTGCAAAATGCTTACTTAACGCAAGTTCCTAGTTATTAATTTTGAGTCTGTAGGGTGCGTCGATGTGCATAATTTTGGCGATTATGATTAATTTTATCGCTCGTGAATGAGCCTAATTAATCTAACACCACAAATTGAGTTAATTATGTCACATTTGAGTGCGATATAAAACTCGTCCTGCCAATTAACGCTAATTGGGATGCGGACTACGAAAGTGATGCTTTTTTAAGCCCAATAGTCAATTTTTGGATCGTCTTTATCCCATTCTGGATCGTCTTTAGCAAATTCACCCCATCTAACATTCTCTAAAATCGCTCCTTCAAAAATCGTGCCCTCAAGTTTAGCTCCCAGCAATGTGGCAGATGTTAAATCTGCTCCTGAAAAATTAGCTTCTACTAAGTTACTATTAGCTAAAAAAGCCCGCATGAGTTGGGCATTAGAAAGATTAGCTCTTTTGAAAGTGACTCTCATCATATCACAACCTTCAAAATTTGCTCCCGCTAAGATAGTGTCTGATAAATTAGCATGGGAGAGGTATGCTCCTCGAAAATCACATAATTCCAAATTAGCACCTCTCAAATCGGTAAAATACAAATCCACTTCTTTGAAATCCGCGCCTGCTAAGTTGATGCCAGCAAGAGAAGCGCCTCTTAAATCCCATCCAGTAAACACTTCTTCAATGTAAGGCAACTCCGACAGAAAGTGTGCCCAAGGCTGTTTTAATTGCAACGCAGTAATTACGTTGGTAAGCATAGCTTGGCATTTTTCATACTGCCATCGACTTGTCAATTTGATTCGATCTTTTTCTATTTCCTTGTATATATTTTTAGCCTTCTCCAACAGAAAATCGTCTAACATCTGTTACTCCTTTGGTGAACTTTACTAATTAATTTGAAAACTCTAGAGAGTCTGTTCTCAATAAAAAGAGGTTGTTTCCACAGGGATCTAGTTCCCAAAACCTTTACCTGTAATTGTTTGGGGGCGCTTGTCGCCCCCTGAACCGACGCGCTGATAATTTTCTCAGAATTAGTCAAGCTCAGTACGACTCTTGGAGATTGCGTTACTGCGAATTCGTTAGGACTCGATCGAATATAGTTGCTACTAATTGCGCTCCTTGGGAGAAAAAATGATGGGAGCAATTACGATCGCTATTGTTGCGCTTGATGCGTTCGCGATAGCGATGCGGAGCATTATCGCTTTGTTGTGCAAACTTTAGGTCATCCGCCCAAAGGAGAACTTTTCCTACCTACCGACTCTTTATGAGGAAATTTTATCGAAATTTGCAAAAATTACCAAAAAGCCCAAGCTCTGCGCCAAAAGATGCTCTACACTTTGAAGAAACACCCTAGCCCCAGAGATTGGGCAAATTTTACGCTGCAAAAGCGAAGCGAAGTGAGGCTAAGCCTACTCCTCTTCGTCGTCACCCTCTGCGGAAACAGACTGGTTGCGTTTTCTAGAAGAAGAAAAGTTAGTCGTATTTTTCCGTTTGCGATACTTTCGTGCGTATGCTTGGTTACGCAGTGCTTTTTCTTTCTTTAGATTGCGGCGTTTCGCCATTTTGACCTCATTGCGGAAAAAAACAGTAGCACTTCTGCAATATATTGAGGCGCTACTATCTTTAGGTATGATTAGGGTTGCCGCTTAGCCTTGTTTTTTAGGTAAGCTTAGTTAAGATATCACAAATTCAAAGCAGTGTCAAGACAAAGTTACCCTCACAAGGCTGAGGATCTGTGTAGGTTTGATTAATCTTAACCCCTAGTTAACACTAGAGGCATCCAACCTGTTCTAATAACTGCTGCGATCGCTACGCCTGTCTTCCTGGGGTCTTGCCTTGTTTACCCGCAGCTGACGCCCCATCCATTCAGAAGAGTTTAAATCCGAGATAGCTGCATCTTCTTCAGCTTCGCTGACCATTTCCACGAAGGCAAAACCTCGCGCTTTGCCTGTCTCCCGGTCTACTGGTAAGACTACTCGTTTGACAGAACCATACTCTGTAAATAATTGTTTAATATCTTCGGAAGTGGCTTTATAGGACAGGTTGCCAACGTAAATGGTCATAAAAAATCGTCCATCGATCGAGAAGACCAGATCCAGGCCAGTTAAGGATGTTCCAGAAGTATGACTGGCTTCGAGCTAAAAATTTACCGTACTTTTCCGGCCTTTATTCGGTACTTTAGCCCAAATCGGTCATTTTTTCCTTTACCTTACCGCACCTTGTATCTGCATTGCTGTTTATTATAGCCGGGTCTGCTCTTAGCCGATCGTGTTGGAGGTGACATTGTGAAAATCTTTTGCTGGCACTTTAGATAGAGCTACTTTTATCCAGGTGAAGCGATTTGGAGAGCCCTCGCTCCTACGGTAATTTAGAATACATTTTATTTAAAGTTTTACCTAAAGCAAACAAATGTAAACCCTTATAGGGATGAGGTTTCGCTGCGATTCCTACCCCTATTGCTGATTCAGTAGACTTACGGTTTCGGTTACGTTTTTACCTAAGTACAGGCTGGAATCGTTCTGATTTTGCGAAGTAACACCCAAGAAAAAGTTTACAGAGAACGTGATTGCA is a window of Aerosakkonema funiforme FACHB-1375 DNA encoding:
- a CDS encoding RNA recognition motif domain-containing protein, with product MTIYVGNLSYKATSEDIKQLFTEYGSVKRVVLPVDRETGKARGFAFVEMVSEAEEDAAISDLNSSEWMGRQLRVNKARPQEDRRSDRSSY
- a CDS encoding pentapeptide repeat-containing protein → MLDDFLLEKAKNIYKEIEKDRIKLTSRWQYEKCQAMLTNVITALQLKQPWAHFLSELPYIEEVFTGWDLRGASLAGINLAGADFKEVDLYFTDLRGANLELCDFRGAYLSHANLSDTILAGANFEGCDMMRVTFKRANLSNAQLMRAFLANSNLVEANFSGADLTSATLLGAKLEGTIFEGAILENVRWGEFAKDDPEWDKDDPKIDYWA
- a CDS encoding DUF4419 domain-containing protein, translated to MNDIAPIISQRVGEICFQVDDVKPCQDLVAEKSALLQFEKCYGSPVLAFSHHPEFPLVEDSSDNALVSAVHIAFSQHRPLLLTPDTIWMTIAQGFAHHINNNAEALRSRFVRHQGKIVLKSETDELTQPHHWEKVIEQWVRGIRAEVGADLCDLMECNFSTTTPRIRTASHMVMMDAFQQYFDYLRMCICGIPFVTLQGTVDDWRSIQHRVEKIAEYELEWWTQRLLPICRGFVETAEGKPSLSFWREIYKPESVYGEEVITGWLADLFPYLKDYANDFKIRNPILDVARTDITVSDGISPQYIPIGLSCAPFKLKTALGEKSLELVGGFIGIKQDPDDGTLQPEIGWAVREIILLSC